CTAACCCATTGAGCCATTGACTCAGCCATGCTGGAGCTCAAGACCGTATCATCTTCTCCCCATAGCACCAAGGTAGGAGCTTCAATAGGCCGCTCTGACTGCCACCAGCTGCCTAGCCATGTCGGCAAGTTCAGACAGTGGCGATAGTGCTTCAGGGCAGCAGCAATGGCCCCAGGCTTGCTCAGGGCTGCCTGCAGCAACTGAGTATCTTGAATAGAAAACGCCCCCTTGCGAACGGCTTGCATCTGAAAAAAGTTTTTCACAAAGGTTGGCAGAGACTGCTCAATTAGCCACTCAGGCAATGCCGGCAGTTGCAAAGCCATCCACTGCCAACTCCGACGGATTTGTTCGACGTTGCTCAGCAGGGCTTGGCGCAACTGGTGGGACGGCGCCCCATTTAGGATGGCGAGTTGCTGGATCGCATCAGGCATTGTTTGGGCCAGATGCCAACCAATAGTGCCACCCCAGGCATGACCGACAATATGGGCTCGCTGATAACCTAATCCCTCAATCAGTCCCCAGATATCCTGGCTCAGGGTATCTAAGTCATAGCCAGAATCAGGCTTGTCAGAATCATTACAGCCCCTTAAGTCGGGAACAACAACTCGGTAATGGCGAGCGAGAGTTGGCAGCTGAAACCGCCAAGAGTACCAAAACTCGAAGAAGCTATGGAGCAAAATTACCAGCTCCCCCTCTCCCTGGGTCACGCAGTGCAATCGCACTCGATTGGTCTCAATGAACTGATGTTGCCAGTGGGGTACTAACGCGGTCAAAGTTGCTACTCCTGAGAAACCAGAATCACCATATAACTAAGTTGCCCACTTTTGCCCATCGCCTACCTGCTCTCGACGAATTCCCAGATTGCGCTGGGGGCAGCGCTATAGTTTGCAAAGGAAATCTTAAAAGCCTGTAAGGCAGGTGCTGTCAAGGCTTTAGCGATCTTGCCTGAGCGTTGGTAGTGATCCAGGAAACCTTGCTCTGACGGCTGTTTAGGCATTTTGCAAATCACCTCTTAGAGGACATTTGAAAACTCGGCTGAAAGCCCTGCAGGGTAAGCGTTTTAGAGCGTATGGCTCTGTTGACCAGAATCCAGTCTGGAGCAAGGTTGCAGGGTACTTTCCAAATATCCTCTTAGCCAAGTCCCAGAGAGGCCAGCCATCGTCTTTGTCAAGGAGTAGGGAGAAGGAACAATCCTTAAGCGATTAGCAACCAGGGACAAAGGAGGGGATGGGGAAGTTGATTCAGGGCTAAAGGTGTGCCGATATTCCCTAGGCATTGTGCAGAATGGCTTGCCGGGAATCGGCAGGCTGAATCTGAAACTTAACCAGATTCGCGAGTTCTTGCAGTTGACTGATGGCTTCAGCCCCTTCTAACTTCATCAGTTCTCGGTCATCCCGCATCTCAGTCCAAGTGATGCCGTAGTCAGACACTAGAAACCGAATCAGGTGGTTATCGCCTAAGCTGACCATGAATGAGGCGCTGTTCATCTGGCCGCCACAAGTGTAGCAGGATGCCAAATAGCCTCGATTCTCCAAGACGATGGCCAGGGCCTGGAGATTCATGACGAGGTCTTGGACAAACTGCCGATGTTGCTCTGCGAGTCGGATAAACATACCCATCCCCTTAATCGCTATTGCTCATTGTAGACACAAAAATCAGTATTTTTTTAACGATTCCGCTAAACCAGCGAAGACTTGATTAATGTGTCGACAAAATTCTCTATGGGAAAAAACTAAAGTGATGCCCCTATAAACGAAGATTGATCTCCCTATAAACTAGGATTAATTTCGACGACTCAACCAGTCCGTCAGTAAGAATCAGCACAATTGATGTCGTACAAAGGTGGCAACACCCGGGATTTAGACCTGAGGACCCCCTAGCCCTAGACTGTCATTCATGCTGCATAGGGCAATAAGATACCCTTACCCCGAGGAGCTGCCACCGACACGTCCCTGATAGGGTAGCGAGCTGGTCGATTAAGTTACCGTATCAGAGATAACACTTGGCCCTATTATCCCCAGTCGTAAAGGACTAATCTACCAACGTCCACCAACCGAAGCCAGGACCTATGAACCGGATGGTGATCCAAAGGACGATCATCAGGCCGATACCAATCCAAGTGCCGCGGGTGGTCCAGCGCATGAACGTCTGAGCCTGAGACTTGGTAATGGGCAGCCACGGTGCAATTGGCTGCTCTTTGCCGTACTGGTCTCCGAGGGCCGCTCGGCGGCGTTTGGCTTCTCCCATAGCAGATTCCTCATGTCGTCATGCAGAGATTGCACGCCGAACCTATCTCGATCTATGCCTATGATGACGGCATAATTGACACCCATGGTGTGTCCTATTGGCACTAGCCTCGGCGTTGCTAGCCTGCAGTATCAGTCTAGTCCAATCCTAGCGTGCCTAGAGTCGGTCCATTAGCCCGGTAGCGAACAATTGGAATCCCGCAACCATTCAGTCTCTAAATAGGTGGTGCGAGCGGCTGGACTAAGCGCTTCCAGCACTTGACGGCCATAGCTGCGATAGTTAACCCGGTTATCCAACAGCGCCACAATGCCCTGGGTATCGCGTATGGGAGCCACGGCCCGTTGCAAGGTACTGAGGGCCATGGGCAACAGATAACACCGGAACCAGTCTTGTCGCTGACTCTTGTAATAGGCGACTCGTCCGGCCACTAGGGGAGCCTCCAGTGAGGGAATGGGCAAGGTGGGGATGATCAACAGGTGGGGAGTGGGTAAGACTGTCTGATAGTGTTGCCAGAACTGCCAGTCGGTTACGAGAATGCCGTTATCATCCAGGCAGGTGCGGTCTACCTGAACTCGGGAACCAAATTCACTGGCCAGAATCGATCCCAGCTGCCCTTTTAGAGGAATGTCGCTGACTAGAATAATGGTGACTCCTTGGCGGGTGTCGTGGGTGAGCAGCTGTCGAATTTCCTGCAGCAGGGCTGTTTGGAATTGCCGGGTATTTGGCATCGGTAAGTGATCAGGTACGTAGAGGCGAATGGCTTCCGAATGCCGATCGAGGGAGAATTTTAGACAGGTGAGCTCCGTTGGTAGTCCCAAGCGCTGTCGATAATTGGGGGCCTGGATTTCAAGGTCAAAGGCGGCTCCGATCAGCACGAGGGGTTGTTGTGACCAGATGGGTGCGAGTATCGGTGCGACGGTGGTGGGGCCGCAGTGTAAGCAGAATTGACCTTGGGAGCGATTGAAGCTAACCCAGAGCAGGGGGTGGGCAGTCCAAAACTGTTGCCAGAACTGCTGCCAGGCGGGAGGCATGGCGGCTTGACTACTTGCTGGCTGGGGAGACTCGACGACCAGTTCGCTATAAAGGGTAGCCAGCAGCGTCCGTTCCCTATCTTCGAGGAGATGGCACTGATAAGGATTGGTCGGATATTGAAACACGCTATGGGTCAGTTGGACACGGATGTCCCAAATCAGCTGATGCTGATCGGGATAGGCCAGCATTAGGGCATCCCAGGCAGGAGTCTTCAGGCTGGTGGTGAGTTGTTGCTGGACCCAACCCTCGAGATCATCAATGCCGTCAATCAGGGTTGGAATTTGGGTGGGAAAGCGAGTTTGAGGGCCAAGGCGATCGGCTAGCCAAGCCTCGGGAGTAGTAATGAGCAGCCCAGTGAAGGAGTCTCCAGGCCAGGTATCGCCCACTTGAATGGGTTTATAAGTGGGAATCCATTGCCGCAGCCGGGGCAAATCCACCCACATCAGATGCTGTTGAATGATGTCGGGCAACACCAGGATGACTGGCCCCGGCCACAGTAATACAGACATCAAATAGCTAAGCCGATAGCGTCCATGGCACATTGAAGCACTGCCGGTTTGAATCAGGGCACTACGCCCCAGTCTCAGGGCCCTCGCCACTAAGCGGGCCAGGGTGAGATGATGCGGCCAGTGGGGGATTCCCTGCTGCCGTAGGTAGGTGCGGAGTTGCTGGTGAACTTCGGCTTCAATCACTGATGATGGCACTGATGATGGATATCCTTAAGCGGATAGTGACCTTCATTGTGACACATGGCTCTGGTGGGCTTGGGGCCTATCGCGAGTAGCGGGCTGGTAAAGTCCCTGGTGGGACTAAGCGCCTTTTGGGGTTCTGATAGCCTGGCTCTGGCTATATGTCTAGGCGGATTCCAAATTACCGCTAAGCTTGGTCGCGGCCGCTGGGGGAATCTGAGGAGGGACCGACGGAGAGATCGCGTTCTGCCCGAAAGCCCTGCACGAAGGTGAGAACGGTGGCGGGCTGGGGCAGAGGACCTGGCTTTGGCGATGGCGGCAGGGGGTCTGACTCGGTGGTCTGTCGGGCCCCAAATCGAGGATGGGTATAAATTGCCAACCGCTGGTTGCTGGAATTGGTGACGTAAAGCTGAATCGGCTGCTGGAAGAAGGGATCTGAGAGGCGGAGGGGGTCGGCTGACGCGGCTGGCTGGGCCGCATCAGCTGCGATCGCAGGTAAGACCTTTGCAGGTAGAACCTTCGCAGGCAAAACCTTCATGGTAGTGGTCAACTCCTGACCCAAGGCTCTCAGAGACGGCTGCAGTTCTGCCGCGACGGGAGTATTGACGGTTGAGGCCTGCACCATCTGCAACAACCGGGCTAGGGCCTGTTGGACCCCTTGAGTGGCCTGAAATGGTAAGGATAAGCCGTAGGCCATAGACCACAGTTGGCTGTCTTGGGACAGGGTTAGGGTCAGGCGGGTTTGCCGGTTGGCAACGGTTAAATCAGGTACCCAGTCTCGGTCGGGAGCACACTGAGACAGATGATAGTAAACCTGGGCCAGCTGAGCATGGGCTACTGGTGTCAATAGAGCATCCACATGCAGATGCACCTGAGGCGATGCAGTATTGAAGAAGCCATGCAGATCGACGGCATCGGAAAACTCTCGGATCTGGGTTCTGTCGCCATTAGGGCTCATGTCTACCCAGGTGCAGGCCACCTCTTTAGTGGCCAGATTATAGCGAGCGGCCCCGAATAACTTGGCACCGGTAATGGTGGCTCCAGACAGATCGGCCCCAGTGACCGTGGCATGCATCAGATTAGCCTGGCTCAGATCGGCATGGACTAATACCGTATCGACCAGAATTGCCCCCTCCAGGAGGGCTCCGGTCAGATTAGTGCCACTGAGCTTAGTGGCGGTTAAGTCGGCGTTACGCAGGTCGGCCCCCCGCAGGTCGGCCCAGCGTAGATTGGCCCCCTGCAGATTAGCTCCGTTGAGCTTGACCTGCTGTAGATTCGCGTGGCGCAGATCGGCCTGCTTCAACAGGGCACCACTGAGGTCGGCCCGATCACCGTTAACCGCATTGAGATTGGCCTCTTCTAGTAGGGCCCCCGTCAGAATACTGTTGCGGATATCTGCTTGCTGTAGATTGGCGCCCTGCAGATTAGCCCAGCGGAGCTTGGCTTCCCGTAGATCTACCTCGCGCAGATTGGCGGCCACTAGCTGGGCATTACTCAAATCGGCTCGCAGCATCTCGGCTCGCACCAGGGAAGCCCCACTGAGATCCGCCTCCGTTAGCAGAGCCCGAATCAAGTTGGTGACATTGAGCTGACAGTGCCTGAGGTTGGCACCGCTGAGGTTGGCGCCGCTGAGGCGACTGACATTGAAAATGGCGTCTTGTAAGTCTGCCTGCGTGAGGTTGGCATTACTGAGATTGGTGACCTTGAGGCTGGCTCGTCGTAAGACAATCTGCGGTAACTCAGCCTCTACGAGGGATTGCTCATTTAGGGACACCTCTGGAAAGTCACGGTTTCCCTTGGCGTACTGGCGCAACAGTTCACTTGCGTCCATGATGTATCCTTGGCCAATGCTGCCCTGATGCCTCAAGATTAGGGGTTGAGGCTTCGACCTTAGCATCTCTGTCTAGGAAAGGGAGACTATTCATGAAAATTGGGATCGTCGGTCTAGGGTTGATTGGCGGATCCCTAGGGTTAGATTTACGACGACAGGGCCACTGGGTGGCTGGAGTAGCTCGTCGGCCACAGCTGTGCGAGGCAGCGGTGGCGCACCAGGTCGCTGATCAAGCCAGCTGCAATTTATCCAGTTTAGCGGACGTCGATGTCGTCTTTGTCTGCACGCCGATTGCGGCGATTGAGCCAACGGTGGTCGAGTTGGTTGCCCATCTGCGGTCATCGACCATTATTACTGATGTGGGCTCGGTAAAGGGCTCGGTGGTGGTAGCGGCTACCCGGCACTGGCCTCGATTTGTAGGGGGACACCCGATGGCTGGTAAGACCCAATCGGGGCTGATGGCAGCCCAGCCGCAGCTGTTTGTGCAACGGGCCTATGTGTTGACACCTTTGGAGATAACGCCGTTGGATGCCGTGGATACGGTGGCAGCCCTGGCGGAACAGGTGGGTGCCGTCGTGTACCGGTGTGCGCCGACGGTGCATGATCAAGCGGTGGCCTGGATTTCTCATCTGCCGGTGATGGTTAGCAGTAGCCTGATTCGGGCCTGCTGTCAGGAACCCGATCCAACGGTGCTGACCTTGGCCCAGCGATTTGCCAGTTCTGGGTTTCGCGATACCAGCCGGGTGGGGGGAGGTGTGCCAGAATTGGGCCTGATGATGGCTCGCTTCAACCGTCAGGAGCTGTTGCGATCGCTGCAGGGCTATCGCCAGCAACTGGATGCCGTGATGGACTGGATCGAGACGGAAAATTGGCCGGCTCTGGAACAGCATCTACACCAAACCCAACGGGCTCGGCCTGCCTTCGTGGAGGAAAAACCGCAGAGTGACCCTAGCTAATGGCCCTAACTAATGGGTTGAATCGGTTCCGAAGAAATTAAGACGGGCTCTCGATACAGCAGGGTAGTGAAGGTGACGGTCGCCCCCAGGCCTTCCCCCATGCTGATAAATTGCACCACGCCCCCCATGGCTTCGACCAGTTTTTGGGAGATGGCCAATCCCAGGCCGGTGCCACCGTACTGGCGGGTGCGATCCCCATCTACTTGGCTGAAGGTTTGAAACAGCCGGTCTTGTTTTTCCAGGGAAACGCCGATGCCGGTATCGGCCACGCTCACCTTGACAAAGCCTGGCCGCGATTGCCCCTGGAAGGTGGTTTTCTGTAGCTTGACTTCGGCGCTGATGGTGACGCCCCCCTCGTGGGTAAATTTGATCGCGTTTCCCACCAGATTGAGCATCACTTGCAGCAGCCGTTGATAGTTGCCCAAGAGAATGATCTCGTCTCGGGTCGCTGGCACCAGTAGCTTAAACTCCAGCCCTTTTTGCTCGGCTTGGGGTCGGGTGAAGTTTTCGACGTCTTGAAAGAGTTCCTTCAGGTTCAAGGGACTCATATCGATTTGTAGTTTGCCCGCTTCGATCTTGGCGATGTCGAGCACATCGTTGATTAAGCTGAGCAGGTGAATGGCTGATTTGTGAGCTTCCTGGATAAAGTCTTCTTGTTCTTCGGGATCATCGGCCATGCCGTCCAACACCAACTTGAGAAAGCCAATCATCCCGTTCAGAGGAGTTCGTAGTTCGTGGGAAGTATTGGCCAGAAACTCGCTCTTGAGGCGGGAGGCTTCTTCGGCTTGGTGTCGCGCTTCTTCGAGTTCTTGGTGTTTCTTGAGTAGGTTGGTGTTGGCTTCTTGCAGCTTCACGGCTAGGGCGTGGCTTTCACCGAAGAGTTGAGCATGGGCAATGGCGGTGCCGACTTGATCGGCGAGATCGCTGACTAATTCTAACTCTAGGGGGCTCCAGACCCGATCGGATTGAGAATACAGCACAATAATGCCATTGGGCTGATCTTGGTAGCGAGTGGCGATGGCCAGTACCGAGGCTGGATGGCAGGAGATGGCGCCGTCGGGGTGAGTCTCGTCGGTGAGTGCCAGTACGGGTTCAGCCGATGCGATCGCACGTTGCAAGTAATTTAGCTGCGCCAGGGAAAACTCTTGATGCAACCAGGGGGTTAACCCTTGCTGACAAGACTCAGCCGTGACGGTCACCGTCTTGTCCCCCGTCTGGTAGGTACAGACCAGATTGCGCTGGCTGCAAAACATCGCCCCCAGGCCATCAACGGTATGGCGCCAGATGGTATCCAGATCGAGGGTACGGCGAATATTGCGAGTAATGCGATTCAATAGGGCGGCATAACTCTGAGCTTGGGCACAATCAATCGCCTCCTGGGACCAGCGAAACCACTCCTCCCCGGGAAGTTGACCAGGGATAGAGTCAGCCGTCGAGTCATTCGCGGAAATCACCGTTCCCGTCAGGGACGCTCTGCCCACCACCTGGGTGGGGGGAGCCTCTGGATGCAACAGGGGACTGAGTAGCAGCTGACAAGGCAACCCTTGGTTGCCGACCGCTATCATACCATCAAACCACTCCGCCTGACCATGAGTCAATACCCGTTCCAGACAGGCACGATAGCCCGTCTGACAGCCATGGGCCAGAAACTGCACCGACGGCTGCCCCACTAATATCCCAGGATCGATGCCCCACTGCTCGGCGTCTGGCCAATGGAGGGTAATGAAATGGCCAACTGTGTCCAGGACAAACCAAAGCTGCGCCGGCACCCCCAGAAATTTGCCATTTGAATACTCACGCCCCTGCCGTTGCTGACTGTTCGCAGAGTGTTTAGAAGAGATATGGGAGTTAGCGGAGCCAGTCATAAGCCTAGTGTTCGACGGCGCTGTAGGGACATTGACCCATCGCTTGAGGCCCCATTGCTTGAGGCAACGTTATCACAGGTCACTAGCTCGAGTGACACGGTGTTCACCCCTATGGTGTCAGGCAGTAGAGCACTAATCTCGAGAAAACCAGATTGCATTGCCCATATCCTAAACCAAGGTCATGGCAAAATCAGGAAACGACAGCAGGAAAACAGGGCTCTTTAAATTTTCTGGGGTAACTATAACCGAGCCATGTACGACAGCATTTCCTAGCTGGGTGAGGCCCAACCTATCGCCTCACCTCAAGGGGGTCATGGCTACCCCTGTACACCCCGCTCACTGCAAAAGTGATGCAACTGCAACGTGATTCAGCAGCCGACTCTACCGTCATTTGAGTGACTCAGTGCCTCGTTGGAGCAGGTGGAGACGGGAGCGGTCTCAGGGCGTCTGTTCAGCCACCCCATTACAATAAACCTAATGTTCAGTATCAATGTCCATCTGCCCCCTTCTGACTCCGGTCTATGACAGACGTTCCCGTTTCCCATATCCGCAATTTCTCCATCATTGCCCACATCGACCACGGTAAGTCTACCCTGGCGGACCGTCTGTTGCTGCAAACTAAGACGGTCAGTGATCGAGATATGAAAGCTCAGTTCCTCGACACCATGGATCTAGAGCGGGAACGAGGCATCACCATCAAGCTGCAGGCCGCTCGCATGGCCTATGACGCCTCCGATGGCAACCAGTATGTGCTCAACTTAATCGATACCCCCGGCCACGTGGACTTCTCCTACGAAGTATCCCGGTCCTTGGCAGCTTGTGAAGGGGCCCTGCTGGTGGTCGATGCCTCCCAGGGTGTCGAGGCTCAGACCCTGGCCAACGTCTATCTGGCCCTCGAGCACGATTTAGAAATCATCCCGGTGCTCAATAAGATCGATTTGCCCGGGGCGGAACCCGATCGGATCAAGCAGGAAATCGAAGACATCATCGGCCTCGACTGCGGCAATGCCATTCTGGCCTCGGCTAAACAGGGCATTGGCATCGATGAGATTCTAGAAGCGATCGTCTATCTGGTACCGCCGCCCCAAGAGACGGTCGAACGACCCCTGCGAGCCCTGATCTTTGACAGCTATTACGACAGTTATCGTGGCGTCATCGTGTACTTCCGAGTCATGGATGGCACCCTGCGCCGGGGCGATCGCGTCCAATTGATGGCCTCCGGTAAGGAATACGACATCGATGAGCTGGGGGTACTGTCGCCGATGCAAATCCAGGTCGAAGACCTTCATGCCGGTGAAGTCGGGTATCTAGCCGCCTCCATTAAGGCAGTCGAAGATGCCCGGGTGGGCGACACCATTACCCTAGTGAAGCCAGCGGCCCCAGAGCCCTTGCCTGGCTATGTGGAAGCCAAGCCCATGGTATTTTGTGGTCTCTTCCCCACCGATGCCGACCAGTTCGAAGATCTGCGGGATGCCCTAGAAAAGCTACGGCTCAGTGATGCAGCCCTGCAATATGACCCCGAGACTTCCAGCGCCATGGGATTTGGGTTTCGCTGTGGCTTCTTAGGCTTGCTGCATATGGAAATTGTGCAGGAACGCCTGGAGCGGGAATATAACCTGGATCTAATCACAACGGCTCCTTCGGTGATCTACTGGGTGACCACCATCGATGGAGACGTGATTGAGATCGATAATCCCTGCAACCTACCCTCGCCCCAAGAGCGAGAAAAAATTGAAGAACCCTATGTGCGAATCGAGATGCTAACCCCGGAAGAATTCGTGGGACCGCTGATGGAATTGAGCCAGAGCCGCCGCGGCGACTTCAAAGACATGAAATATCTGGCCCAAGGCCGCACCTCTTTGGTGTACGAAATTCCTTTGGCGGAAGTCGTCACAGACTTCTTCGATCAGATGAAATCTCGCTCCCGGGGCTATGCCAGCATGGAATATCACCTAGTGGGGTACCGGGAAAACCCGCTGGTACGGCTAGATATCTTGATTAATGGAGAGCCTGTCGATCCCCTGGCTACCATCGTCCATCGGGATAAGGCCTACTATGTCGGTAAGGCCCTGGTGGAGAAGCTAAAAGAGCTGATTCCCCGGCACCAGTTCAAGATTCCCCTCCAGGCCGCCATCGGTAGTCGAGTGATTTCCAGCGAGAGCATCCCGGCCCTGCGTAAGGACGTGCTGTCTAAGTGCTACGGCGGCGACATTTCCCGCAAGAAGAAGCTACTGCAGAAGCAGGCCAAAGGCAAGAAGCGACTGAAGGCCATCGGCACCGTGGATGTGCCCCAAGAGGCGTTTATGGCGGTGCTGCGACTGTAGGGCTCATGGGAGCAGGGGGTCGCCCACACCGCCCTCCCATATCAGTGCTCGCAGCTACAGACACCCATCGTTGCCGGACCCTAGGGAGCAGCATGGGTTGCTTTCTGCGTGGGACGCAGCCATTTTTCCGCGGTCCCCAAGAGATTCGTCCGGAAGTTCTCGGGGGCTGAACGGCAACATCCTGGCAGTCTCCTTACACTATGCATATAGAGATGCAACATCACCCATGCTGACCTCGTCTGACCTGAGTGGGTTGTTTACCCCGCGCTTCTTCCGAAATTTTCTGCCGATTCCGGCCACCGATGCCCTGGCTATAGGCCAACGGCCTCCCGACATTTGTCTGCCCAATATCACCCAGGGGGACACTATCACCCTGTCAGAGTTCTGGGGCAAGCAGCCGGTGGTCTTGGCCTTCACCCGCATCTTCACCGAGAAACAATACTGTCCCTTTTGCTATCCCCATATTGTCGCTTTAGGGGATGCCTACGACCGGTTTCGGCAGCAGGGAGTTGAGGTGCTGATGATCACCAGCACCGATGCCGCCCAAAGCAAAACCATAGTGCAAGACCTGGGCTTACCCCTTCCCCTACTCAGCGATCCCAGCTGTCAGAGCTTTCAGGCCTATCAGACCGGACAGGCCCTGGGGGCACCACTGCCAGCCCAGTTTGTACTCGATGCCCAAGGCCGGTTGCGCTATCGCCATCTGTTTTCCTTTCTCAATCACAATGCCAGCGTGGACACCTTGCTGGAAGTCATCGGAGACCTGGGAGACTAGGCTACAGGGGGAGTGACGAGCTTGCCCTGAGCGCAGTCGAAGGGTGACGAGTGGAGGGCGGAGAGAGGGATGTGGGGTGATGGGGTGATGGGGTGATGGGGTGATGGGGTGATGGGGGAGTGACGAGAAGGAAGGCCCCACGGGTTGATGAGTTTTGAGTTTTGAATTTTGAATTTTTGAATGAGTGGAGATTCCAGCTCCCCAGCTGCCCTTGTGGAAGTAGGGGTTGGGGGAAGGTCCCTCGCATCCCTGCCGATGCGACGCGATCTATTGCGCCTAACCGATAAGTCCTTCGCAGGTCCAGGGCAGCGGTTTGCCCTGGTCGTGGGGGTCCGGGGGAAGCGAAATTCCCCCGGGCGAGCACTCCGAGCTACACAATTAAGTGTGGTCTTACCGAGGTCTACCACCACTGAGATGACTCCCTAATTTGCCCATAGAACT
This portion of the Halomicronema hongdechloris C2206 genome encodes:
- a CDS encoding ATP-dependent DNA helicase, translating into MPSSVIEAEVHQQLRTYLRQQGIPHWPHHLTLARLVARALRLGRSALIQTGSASMCHGRYRLSYLMSVLLWPGPVILVLPDIIQQHLMWVDLPRLRQWIPTYKPIQVGDTWPGDSFTGLLITTPEAWLADRLGPQTRFPTQIPTLIDGIDDLEGWVQQQLTTSLKTPAWDALMLAYPDQHQLIWDIRVQLTHSVFQYPTNPYQCHLLEDRERTLLATLYSELVVESPQPASSQAAMPPAWQQFWQQFWTAHPLLWVSFNRSQGQFCLHCGPTTVAPILAPIWSQQPLVLIGAAFDLEIQAPNYRQRLGLPTELTCLKFSLDRHSEAIRLYVPDHLPMPNTRQFQTALLQEIRQLLTHDTRQGVTIILVSDIPLKGQLGSILASEFGSRVQVDRTCLDDNGILVTDWQFWQHYQTVLPTPHLLIIPTLPIPSLEAPLVAGRVAYYKSQRQDWFRCYLLPMALSTLQRAVAPIRDTQGIVALLDNRVNYRSYGRQVLEALSPAARTTYLETEWLRDSNCSLPG
- a CDS encoding pentapeptide repeat-containing protein — protein: MDASELLRQYAKGNRDFPEVSLNEQSLVEAELPQIVLRRASLKVTNLSNANLTQADLQDAIFNVSRLSGANLSGANLRHCQLNVTNLIRALLTEADLSGASLVRAEMLRADLSNAQLVAANLREVDLREAKLRWANLQGANLQQADIRNSILTGALLEEANLNAVNGDRADLSGALLKQADLRHANLQQVKLNGANLQGANLRWADLRGADLRNADLTATKLSGTNLTGALLEGAILVDTVLVHADLSQANLMHATVTGADLSGATITGAKLFGAARYNLATKEVACTWVDMSPNGDRTQIREFSDAVDLHGFFNTASPQVHLHVDALLTPVAHAQLAQVYYHLSQCAPDRDWVPDLTVANRQTRLTLTLSQDSQLWSMAYGLSLPFQATQGVQQALARLLQMVQASTVNTPVAAELQPSLRALGQELTTTMKVLPAKVLPAKVLPAIAADAAQPAASADPLRLSDPFFQQPIQLYVTNSSNQRLAIYTHPRFGARQTTESDPLPPSPKPGPLPQPATVLTFVQGFRAERDLSVGPSSDSPSGRDQA
- a CDS encoding DUF2839 domain-containing protein, whose protein sequence is MGEAKRRRAALGDQYGKEQPIAPWLPITKSQAQTFMRWTTRGTWIGIGLMIVLWITIRFIGPGFGWWTLVD
- a CDS encoding prephenate/arogenate dehydrogenase translates to MKIGIVGLGLIGGSLGLDLRRQGHWVAGVARRPQLCEAAVAHQVADQASCNLSSLADVDVVFVCTPIAAIEPTVVELVAHLRSSTIITDVGSVKGSVVVAATRHWPRFVGGHPMAGKTQSGLMAAQPQLFVQRAYVLTPLEITPLDAVDTVAALAEQVGAVVYRCAPTVHDQAVAWISHLPVMVSSSLIRACCQEPDPTVLTLAQRFASSGFRDTSRVGGGVPELGLMMARFNRQELLRSLQGYRQQLDAVMDWIETENWPALEQHLHQTQRARPAFVEEKPQSDPS
- a CDS encoding sensor histidine kinase, which produces MTGSANSHISSKHSANSQQRQGREYSNGKFLGVPAQLWFVLDTVGHFITLHWPDAEQWGIDPGILVGQPSVQFLAHGCQTGYRACLERVLTHGQAEWFDGMIAVGNQGLPCQLLLSPLLHPEAPPTQVVGRASLTGTVISANDSTADSIPGQLPGEEWFRWSQEAIDCAQAQSYAALLNRITRNIRRTLDLDTIWRHTVDGLGAMFCSQRNLVCTYQTGDKTVTVTAESCQQGLTPWLHQEFSLAQLNYLQRAIASAEPVLALTDETHPDGAISCHPASVLAIATRYQDQPNGIIVLYSQSDRVWSPLELELVSDLADQVGTAIAHAQLFGESHALAVKLQEANTNLLKKHQELEEARHQAEEASRLKSEFLANTSHELRTPLNGMIGFLKLVLDGMADDPEEQEDFIQEAHKSAIHLLSLINDVLDIAKIEAGKLQIDMSPLNLKELFQDVENFTRPQAEQKGLEFKLLVPATRDEIILLGNYQRLLQVMLNLVGNAIKFTHEGGVTISAEVKLQKTTFQGQSRPGFVKVSVADTGIGVSLEKQDRLFQTFSQVDGDRTRQYGGTGLGLAISQKLVEAMGGVVQFISMGEGLGATVTFTTLLYREPVLISSEPIQPIS
- a CDS encoding peroxiredoxin family protein, whose protein sequence is MLTSSDLSGLFTPRFFRNFLPIPATDALAIGQRPPDICLPNITQGDTITLSEFWGKQPVVLAFTRIFTEKQYCPFCYPHIVALGDAYDRFRQQGVEVLMITSTDAAQSKTIVQDLGLPLPLLSDPSCQSFQAYQTGQALGAPLPAQFVLDAQGRLRYRHLFSFLNHNASVDTLLEVIGDLGD
- a CDS encoding DUF1815 family protein gives rise to the protein MFIRLAEQHRQFVQDLVMNLQALAIVLENRGYLASCYTCGGQMNSASFMVSLGDNHLIRFLVSDYGITWTEMRDDRELMKLEGAEAISQLQELANLVKFQIQPADSRQAILHNA
- the lepA gene encoding translation elongation factor 4, producing MTDVPVSHIRNFSIIAHIDHGKSTLADRLLLQTKTVSDRDMKAQFLDTMDLERERGITIKLQAARMAYDASDGNQYVLNLIDTPGHVDFSYEVSRSLAACEGALLVVDASQGVEAQTLANVYLALEHDLEIIPVLNKIDLPGAEPDRIKQEIEDIIGLDCGNAILASAKQGIGIDEILEAIVYLVPPPQETVERPLRALIFDSYYDSYRGVIVYFRVMDGTLRRGDRVQLMASGKEYDIDELGVLSPMQIQVEDLHAGEVGYLAASIKAVEDARVGDTITLVKPAAPEPLPGYVEAKPMVFCGLFPTDADQFEDLRDALEKLRLSDAALQYDPETSSAMGFGFRCGFLGLLHMEIVQERLEREYNLDLITTAPSVIYWVTTIDGDVIEIDNPCNLPSPQEREKIEEPYVRIEMLTPEEFVGPLMELSQSRRGDFKDMKYLAQGRTSLVYEIPLAEVVTDFFDQMKSRSRGYASMEYHLVGYRENPLVRLDILINGEPVDPLATIVHRDKAYYVGKALVEKLKELIPRHQFKIPLQAAIGSRVISSESIPALRKDVLSKCYGGDISRKKKLLQKQAKGKKRLKAIGTVDVPQEAFMAVLRL
- a CDS encoding alpha/beta fold hydrolase, coding for MTALVPHWQHQFIETNRVRLHCVTQGEGELVILLHSFFEFWYSWRFQLPTLARHYRVVVPDLRGCNDSDKPDSGYDLDTLSQDIWGLIEGLGYQRAHIVGHAWGGTIGWHLAQTMPDAIQQLAILNGAPSHQLRQALLSNVEQIRRSWQWMALQLPALPEWLIEQSLPTFVKNFFQMQAVRKGAFSIQDTQLLQAALSKPGAIAAALKHYRHCLNLPTWLGSWWQSERPIEAPTLVLWGEDDTVLSSSMAESMAQWVSGSFQVKQIPQCGHWSHQEAPHLVNRELLRFLCNR